From Mycobacterium colombiense CECT 3035:
CCAGCCACGCCAGCGGCACCGGCGCGAACGCCTCGTTGACCTCGAAGACGCCCACATCGGACAGCGCGACGCCGGCCTTGCTCAGCACCTTCTCGGTGGCCGGGATGGGGCCGGTGAGCATGAGCACCGGATCGGCCCCGGTCACGGCGCCCGCCAGGTACCGCACGATCGGCGTCAGGCCCAACTCGACCGCCATCTCGGCGGTGGTCACCAGCAGCGCGGCGGCGCCGTCGGAGATCTGCGAGGAGTTGCCCGCGTGGATCACGCCGTCTTCGGCGAAGGCCGGCTTGAGCGTGCCGAGCTTCTCGACGGTGCTGCCCCGCCGCACGCCCTCGTCGGCGGTGAAGACGTTGTTGTCGGCCCCGTCGACGAAGACCGGCACGGTCTGCTCGGTGAATGCGCCGCCATCCAGCGCCGCCGCGGCCCGCTCGTGGGACTCGACGGAGTATTCGTCGAGCCGGGTGCGGGAGAATCCCCACTTCTTGGCGATCATCTCCGCCGACAGGCCCTGATTGAAGGAGAAATCGTCATAGCGCGCAAGGACTTTCGGGCCATAGGGCATGCCGGTTGCCCGGGCCGAACCGAGCGGAACGCGACTCATGACCTCGACCCCGCCGGCCACGACGACGTCCTGCTGCCCCGACATCACCGCCTGCACGGCGAAGTCCAGCGCCTGCTGGCTGGACCCGCAGGCCCGGTTGACGGTGGTCCCGGGGATGGTCTCCGGCCAACCGGCGGCCAGGACCGCGTAGCGGCCGATGTTGCTGGACTGGTCACCCACCTGGGACACGCAGCCCCAGACCACATCGTCGATGATGTCGGGACCAATGCCGGTCCGTTCGATGAGCTCGGTCAGGACGACCGCGGACAGGTCGGCGGCATGCATGCCGGACAGCGCGCCGTTGCGCTTGCCCACCGGTGTACGCACGGCCTCGACGATGACTGTTTCACGCATATCTCTACTCCGATTGCTTCTCGCCCGATTGTGGTTTTACGCCAGGTTTCGGTACGGCCCACCGACCAGTAAACGACGGCTCCCGCCGCTGCGCGAAAGCGGCATAGGCAGCGGCGGTGTCTGCCGTCGCGAAGTTGACGCCCTGAGCGCGGGCCTCGTTGGCCAGCGCGTCACGCAGGGTGCGGTCCGCGCCCTCGTTCAGCAGTGCCTTGGTGTGCGCCAGCGCGATCGGCGGACCGGCGGCCAACCGGCTGGCGAGATCCGAGACGAAGGCGTCGATCTCCGCGGCCGACACCACCCACGTCACCAGGTTGAGGGCGCACGCCTCCTCGGCGTCGATCGTGTCCGCCAGCAACGCGAGTCGCTTGGCTTGTTGCAGACCGACGATTTTCGGTAGCAGCCAGGAGCCGCCGAGGTCGATCGACAGGCCACGCTTCGAAAAGATCTGGCAGAACGTCGATTCCGGTGTGGCCACCACCAGGTCGCACCCCAGCGCCAAATTCCACCCCGCCCCGACGGCCACCCCGGTCACCTTGGCGATCGTGGGAACCGGCAGCTCGTGCAGGGCCAGTGCCACGTCGGTCAGCCGCTGCAACTTGTACTTCGGGTGAATGTCCTCGGGAGCCGAGATGTCCGCGCCGGAACAGAAGCTGCCCCCGGCACCGGCGATCACCAGGGCGCGCACCCCCGGATCGTGGCCGGCCGCGTCGAGCGCGTCTCGCAGGGCGAGCCACAGTTGCGGATTGATCGCGTTTTTGCGACGTGGCCGGTTGAGCGTGAGGGTGCGTACCCCGTCGCGGTCTTCCGAGAGCAGCACGGGGTCATCGGTTGTGGTCATCGGCGTCGAACGTGCGTCAGATCGCCATGCCGCCGTCCACCGGCAGTCGCCATCAGTAGCTTCTCGGCAGCTTCAAGACGTTGGCGCCCAGGAAGTTCAAAATCATCTCCTGGCTGACTGGCGCGATCTTCATCAACCGGGCCTCGCGGAAGTAGCGGGTGATGTGGTACTCCTCGGCGTAACCCATGCCGCCGTGGGTTTGCAGCGCCCGGTCCGCGGCGGCGAAGCCGGCGTCGGCGCAGAGATACTTGGCCGTGTTGGCCTCGCGCCCACAGGGTTTGCCGTTGTCGTAGAGCCAGGTGGCCTTGCGCAGCATCAGTTCGGCGGCGTCGAGGCGAGCCAGCGAATCGGCGAGGGGGAACTGCAGGCCCTGGTTCATGCCGATGGGCCGGCCGAAGACCTCGCGCTCGTTGCCGTACTTCACCGCCTTTTCCAGCGCCACCCGCCCGATGCCGAGAGCCTCGGCCGCGATCAGCATCCGCTCCGGGTTGAGGCCGTCGAGGATGTACTGAAAGCCCTTGCCCTCCTCGCCGATTCGGTCCTCGACTGGCACCTCGAGATTGTCGATGAACAATTCGTTGGAGCTCACCGCGTTGCGGCCCATCTTGCGGATCGGCCGGATGTCGACCCGGCTCCGATCGAGATCGGTGAGGAACAGCGTCATCCCGTCGGTCTTCTTGGCGACCTCGTCGTAGCTCTGGGTCCGGGTGAGCAACAGGATCTTGTCGGACTCCATCGCCTTGGAGATCCAGACCTTGCGGCCGTTGACGATGTAGCGGTCGCCGTCGCGCTTGGCGAACGTCGTGATGCGCGAAGTGTCAAGGCCGGCACCGGGTTCGGTGACGCCGAAGCAGACGTGCACCTCGCCGGTCGCGACGGCGGGCAACGTACGGGCCTTGAGTTCATCGGAGCCGTGTACCACGACCGGCTGCATGCCGAAGATGGACAGGTGAATCGAGCTGGCGGCGTTCATGGCGCCACCGGACTTGGCGACCTCCTCGAGGAGGATGGTCGCCTCGGTGATCCCGAGTCCGTGACCGCCGTATTGGGTGGGAATGGTCATCCCCAGCCAGCCGCCATCGGCGATGGCACGGTAGAACTCGGTCGGGAATTCGTGCGCCTGGTCTTTTTCCATCCAGTACTGGTCGTCGAATTTCCGCGCCAGCTCGGCCACCGACCGACGGATCAGTTCCTGGTCTTCGGTCAGCTCAAAGTTCATTCCAGCGCCGGGCACTGCTCAGTCTCCTTCGATCAAAATGCACCGGCATTCAGTGTCGGCCCGCTGCGCCCGGCTGCGCCGCGCTTGCGACCGCGACGGGCGCAGTTGCCCTCCGGCGACGTGTGGTTCAGTCCTTGTTGCCGGTGAGGGCTTTGGCGTTGGCCGCGAAATCCGCGAAGGACGAGCCGCCTCGGCTGTCTTTGTCGTGGCCCTTGGCCTTGATGGACACGTCGTGCCCCTCGGCGGCTTTGCGCAGCGCACCGACGGTCGCCTGTTCGCGGGAAATGTGCGTGAACGGGTCGAACGAGTACCAGCGCATGGCGTTCTCGTACGTCATCTTGTTGATTTCGTCGTCGGGAACATTGTTGAGGGACAAGACATCCCAGAGCTCCTCCGGGGCGCCCGGCCACATCGAGTCGCTGTGCGGGTAGTCGGCTTCCCAGCAGATGTTGTCGATGCCGATCTCGTTGCGCAGCGCCACGCCGACCTTGTCGCTGATGAAGCAGGTCAGGAAGTGGTCGCGGAAGACCTCGCTGGGCAGCTTGCCCTTGAAGTTCTGGTGCGTCCAGGCGGAGTGCATCTCGAAGGTACGGTCCGCGCGCTCCAGGAAGTAGGGGATCCAGCCGGTTCCGCCCTCGGACAGCGCGATCTTGAGGTCCGGGTACTCCTTGATCGGCTTGGACCACAACAGGTCGGCGGCGGCCTGCACGATGTTCATCGGCTGCAACGTGATCATCACGTCCATCGGCGCATCCGGCGCGGTGATGGCCAGCCGCCCCGAGGAACCGATGTGCACGTTCATCACGGTGTTGGTGTCGCACAACGCCTTCCACAGCGGGGCCCAATAGTCGTCGTGGAAACTCGGGTAGCCCATTGCGGCCGGGTTCTCGGTGAAGGTCAGCGCGTGCACGCCCTTCTTCGCGACCCGTCGCACCTCGGCGGCGCACGCCTCGGCGTCCCAGATGACCGGTATCGCCATCGGGATGAACCGCGCCGGGTAGGCGCCGCACCATTCGTCGATGTGCCAGTCGTTGTAGGCCTGCACCAGCGCGATCGAGAAGTCGTTGTCGTCGGTGGCGAACAAGCGGCCCGCGAAGCCCGGGAAGGAGGGGAAGCAGATCGACGCCAGGATGCCGCCGGCATTCATGTCCTTGACGCGCTCGTCCACGTTGTAACAGCCCGGCCGGATCTCGTCGAGCCCCGTCGGCTCGATGCCGTACTCCTCTTTGGGCCGCCCGGCCACCGCGTTGAGCGCCACGTTGGGGATGACGGTGTCGCGGAACTTCCACATGTCCGAGCCGTCGGCGTTGTGCACCAGCCGGGGCGCGTCGTCCTGATACTTCTTCGACAGGTGGTTCTTGAACATGTCAGGTGGCTCGACGGTGTGGTCGTCGACGCTGATCAGGATCATGTCTTCTTTGTTCATGGCCGTCCCTTCCATCGGATCCACCGGATCGATCGCAGCCTCGGCGAATCGCTGCTCCCTGCCAAGATCACTAAAATGAAAACTATCTTCTCGCCAGACGAGAATCAACATCCAGCGGATGTTGGGAACGGCTAAAGCCGCCTGACCAGCGGCCGGGCGGACCGGTGAATTTCCCGGCGCTCAGCGCCAATGCGGTGAGGTAGATCCCGGCGCGCGTTGTCGGCGCTCGGCCCCGCCGAGTTTTGGGCGACCGCGCGGCCCGGTGCGTCAGCCGGCGACCTCCCCTGCGCCCGCTCGCCACGCCGGCATTGACCGGACGCGCGTTTCGTGCCAGTCTGTTAGTTGCAAATGAGAATATGATTCTCTTTCACCGAGAGGACACTGCTAATGCGCTTGCAGCCGCTGCCCGCGGACCAGTGGGACGAGGCGACCCGGCAGGCACTCTCGGCCATGCGTGGCGCGGACACCAACAACGCGCTCTCCACGCTGGCTCACCACCCGGCGCTGGCCAAGTCGTTCTTGAGGTTCAACGTCCACCTGTTGATGACGTCCACGCTGCCGCCGCGCGTCCGCGAGCTGGCCATCCTGCGGGTGGCGCATCGCCGGCGATGCGCCTACGAGTGGTCGCACCACGTCCGGATGGCCAAGGACGAGGGGATCACCGACGACCAGATCGCGGCCCTGCAGAGTTTTGCCGGCGAGGATGCCGGCGACTTCGACGCGTTCGACCGGGCCGTGCTCACCGGGGTCGACGAGCTCGACGTGAAATCGGAGCTGTCCGACCAGACCTGGGCGGCACTCGGTGAGCGTCTCAATGACCAGCAGCGCATGGACTTCGTCTTCACGGTCGGCTGCTACGCGCTACTGGCCATGGCCTTCAACACTTTTGGCATCCAGCTCGAACACGCCGAACAGCACTGATAAGAGGAGTAAGAACCGTGCCGCACTTCCCCAAGCCAGCCGCCGGCAGCTGGACAGAAAACTACCCCGACCTGGGGACCGAGCCGGTCGACTACACCGACTCCATCGACCCGGCGTTCTTCGAGGCCGAGCGTGACGCCGTCTTCAGGAAGACCTGGCTCAACGTCGGCCGTGTCGAGCGACTCCCCCGCACCGGCAGCTACTTCACCAGGGAACTGCCGTCGGCCGGCAAGGGCACGTCGGTGATCATCACCAAGACCAAGGACGGCACCGTCAAGGCGTACCACAACGTCTGCCGGCACCGCGGAAACAAGTTGGTGTGGAACGACTTTCCCCACGAGGAGACCTCCGGCACCTGCCGCCAGTTCACCTGCAAGTACCACGCCTGGCGCTACAGCCTCGACGGTGACCTGACCTTCGTGCAGCAGGAAGACGAGTTCTTCAACGTCGACAAGAGCGATTACGGCCTGGCCCCGGTCCGCTGCGACGTGTGGGAAGGCTTCATCTTCATCAACTTCGACGACAACGCGGCGCCGCTGACCGACTACCTCGGGCCGCTGGCCAAGAGCATCGAGGGCTACCCCTTCGGCGAGATGACCGAGACCTACTCCTACCGCGCCGAGGTCGGCAGCAACTGGAAGCTGTTCATCGACGCGTTCGTCGAGTTCTACCACGCGCCGATCCTGCACCAGGGCCAGTACACCAAGGAGGAAGCCGCCAAGATCCAGAAGTTCGGGTACGAGGCGCTGCACTACGAACTGGCCGGGCCGCACAACCTGCAGTCGACCTGGGGCGGTCAGGCACCGCCCCCGGACATGTCCATGGTCAAGCCGATGGACCGGGTGTTGCGCAGTGGGCTGTTCGGTCCGTGGGACAAGCCGGAGATCATCGAAAACCTGGAGCTGCCACCGGGTGTCAACGTGAAGCGGGTGCCGCAGTGGGGCATCGACTCGTGGCTGTTCTACCCGAACTTCATGCTGTTGATCTGGGAGCCGGGCTGGTTCTTGACCTACCACTACTGGCCGACCGCGGTCGACAAGCACATCTTCGAATGCACGCTGTATTTCGTACCGCCGCGCAATGCGCGCGAACGCCTCGCCCAGGAGCTGGCCGCGGTGACATTCAAGGAGTACGCGTTGCAGGACGCCAACACCCTCGAAGCGACCCAGACCATGATCGGCACCCGGGCCGTCAAGGAGTTCCTGCTCTGCGACCAGGAAGTCCTGATCCGCCACCTGCACAAAACGACCAGTGACTACGTGAAGGAGTACCAGCGCAATGGCGTTACCGTCTGAATTCGCTGCCCTGGAGCCCTATTTGGACTGGGACCTGGCCACCGAGCCCGAGCGCTACGCGAAGAGGCTGGCCTCGACGATGGCCGAGATGCAGGCGTTCTACGACGTGGCGTTCCCGAAGCTGAACGACATCATCGCGTACTGCGACAAGTTTCCGCTGAACGACCTGCCCGACGACGCGAAGAGCCTGATGCACATGATGCAGTCGCTGGTGATGGTGTCGTTCCCGATCGAGGCGTGGAAGCAGCCGCGCGTCCCGGACAGCGGCGCGGCATGGGTTGAACTGATTCGGGAACCGGTGATCTAGCCGGTGCTGACGCTCAAGGCCGCGGGGCTGCTCGACGTTGACAGCGGCGAGATCGTTCGGCCCGGCATCCTGCAGGTCGAGGACGACCGGATCGTCGGCGTCGGGGCTTCGGGCCCGACCGGCCCAGAAGACACTGTCATCGACCTCGGCGATCAGATCCTGTTGCCGGGCCTGATGGACATGGAGGTCAACCTGCTGATGGGCGGGCGCGGCGAGACGCCGGGACTGTCGCAGGTGCAGGACGACCCACCGACGCGGGTGCTGCGCGCTGTCGGCAACGCCCGACGCACGCTGCGCGCCGGGTTCACCACGGTGCGCAACCTGGGCTTGTTCGTCAAGACCGGCGGCTACCTGCTCGACGTCGCGCTGGGCAAGGCCATCGACGCGGGATGGATCGAGGGACCACGCGTCGTGCCGGCCGGCCACGCCATCACGCCCACCGGCGGGCACCTTGACCCGACGATGTTCGCCGCGTTCATGCCGGGCGCACTCGAGCTGACGATCGAAGAGGGCATCGCCAATGGGGTCGACGAGATCCGCAAGGCGGTGCGCTACCAGATCAAGCATGGCGCCCAATTGATCAAGGTGTGCGTTTCCGGCGGCGTCATGTCGTTGACCGGTGAGGCTGGGGCACAACACTATTCAGACGAGGAACTGCGCGCGATCGTCGACGAGGCGCACCGGCGTGGGCTGCGTGTCGCCGCGCATACGCACGGAGCGGAAGCTGTCAAGCACGCGGTCGCGTGCGGCATCGACTGCATCGAGCACGGGTTCCTGATGGACGACGAGGCCATCCAGATGCTGGTCGACAACGACCGGTTCCTGGTAACCACCC
This genomic window contains:
- a CDS encoding thiolase family protein, whose protein sequence is MRETVIVEAVRTPVGKRNGALSGMHAADLSAVVLTELIERTGIGPDIIDDVVWGCVSQVGDQSSNIGRYAVLAAGWPETIPGTTVNRACGSSQQALDFAVQAVMSGQQDVVVAGGVEVMSRVPLGSARATGMPYGPKVLARYDDFSFNQGLSAEMIAKKWGFSRTRLDEYSVESHERAAAALDGGAFTEQTVPVFVDGADNNVFTADEGVRRGSTVEKLGTLKPAFAEDGVIHAGNSSQISDGAAALLVTTAEMAVELGLTPIVRYLAGAVTGADPVLMLTGPIPATEKVLSKAGVALSDVGVFEVNEAFAPVPLAWLAETGADPARMNPLGGAIALGHPLGASGAVLMTRMAHHMRDNGIRYGLQTMCEGGGTANATLVELVS
- a CDS encoding enoyl-CoA hydratase/isomerase family protein produces the protein MTTTDDPVLLSEDRDGVRTLTLNRPRRKNAINPQLWLALRDALDAAGHDPGVRALVIAGAGGSFCSGADISAPEDIHPKYKLQRLTDVALALHELPVPTIAKVTGVAVGAGWNLALGCDLVVATPESTFCQIFSKRGLSIDLGGSWLLPKIVGLQQAKRLALLADTIDAEEACALNLVTWVVSAAEIDAFVSDLASRLAAGPPIALAHTKALLNEGADRTLRDALANEARAQGVNFATADTAAAYAAFAQRREPSFTGRWAVPKPGVKPQSGEKQSE
- a CDS encoding acyl-CoA dehydrogenase family protein produces the protein MNFELTEDQELIRRSVAELARKFDDQYWMEKDQAHEFPTEFYRAIADGGWLGMTIPTQYGGHGLGITEATILLEEVAKSGGAMNAASSIHLSIFGMQPVVVHGSDELKARTLPAVATGEVHVCFGVTEPGAGLDTSRITTFAKRDGDRYIVNGRKVWISKAMESDKILLLTRTQSYDEVAKKTDGMTLFLTDLDRSRVDIRPIRKMGRNAVSSNELFIDNLEVPVEDRIGEEGKGFQYILDGLNPERMLIAAEALGIGRVALEKAVKYGNEREVFGRPIGMNQGLQFPLADSLARLDAAELMLRKATWLYDNGKPCGREANTAKYLCADAGFAAADRALQTHGGMGYAEEYHITRYFREARLMKIAPVSQEMILNFLGANVLKLPRSY
- a CDS encoding amidohydrolase family protein is translated as MNKEDMILISVDDHTVEPPDMFKNHLSKKYQDDAPRLVHNADGSDMWKFRDTVIPNVALNAVAGRPKEEYGIEPTGLDEIRPGCYNVDERVKDMNAGGILASICFPSFPGFAGRLFATDDNDFSIALVQAYNDWHIDEWCGAYPARFIPMAIPVIWDAEACAAEVRRVAKKGVHALTFTENPAAMGYPSFHDDYWAPLWKALCDTNTVMNVHIGSSGRLAITAPDAPMDVMITLQPMNIVQAAADLLWSKPIKEYPDLKIALSEGGTGWIPYFLERADRTFEMHSAWTHQNFKGKLPSEVFRDHFLTCFISDKVGVALRNEIGIDNICWEADYPHSDSMWPGAPEELWDVLSLNNVPDDEINKMTYENAMRWYSFDPFTHISREQATVGALRKAAEGHDVSIKAKGHDKDSRGGSSFADFAANAKALTGNKD
- a CDS encoding carboxymuconolactone decarboxylase family protein, with protein sequence MRLQPLPADQWDEATRQALSAMRGADTNNALSTLAHHPALAKSFLRFNVHLLMTSTLPPRVRELAILRVAHRRRCAYEWSHHVRMAKDEGITDDQIAALQSFAGEDAGDFDAFDRAVLTGVDELDVKSELSDQTWAALGERLNDQQRMDFVFTVGCYALLAMAFNTFGIQLEHAEQH
- a CDS encoding aromatic ring-hydroxylating oxygenase subunit alpha; the protein is MPHFPKPAAGSWTENYPDLGTEPVDYTDSIDPAFFEAERDAVFRKTWLNVGRVERLPRTGSYFTRELPSAGKGTSVIITKTKDGTVKAYHNVCRHRGNKLVWNDFPHEETSGTCRQFTCKYHAWRYSLDGDLTFVQQEDEFFNVDKSDYGLAPVRCDVWEGFIFINFDDNAAPLTDYLGPLAKSIEGYPFGEMTETYSYRAEVGSNWKLFIDAFVEFYHAPILHQGQYTKEEAAKIQKFGYEALHYELAGPHNLQSTWGGQAPPPDMSMVKPMDRVLRSGLFGPWDKPEIIENLELPPGVNVKRVPQWGIDSWLFYPNFMLLIWEPGWFLTYHYWPTAVDKHIFECTLYFVPPRNARERLAQELAAVTFKEYALQDANTLEATQTMIGTRAVKEFLLCDQEVLIRHLHKTTSDYVKEYQRNGVTV
- a CDS encoding metal-dependent hydrolase family protein; the protein is MLTLKAAGLLDVDSGEIVRPGILQVEDDRIVGVGASGPTGPEDTVIDLGDQILLPGLMDMEVNLLMGGRGETPGLSQVQDDPPTRVLRAVGNARRTLRAGFTTVRNLGLFVKTGGYLLDVALGKAIDAGWIEGPRVVPAGHAITPTGGHLDPTMFAAFMPGALELTIEEGIANGVDEIRKAVRYQIKHGAQLIKVCVSGGVMSLTGEAGAQHYSDEELRAIVDEAHRRGLRVAAHTHGAEAVKHAVACGIDCIEHGFLMDDEAIQMLVDNDRFLVTTRRLAQAMDVSRAPKALQDKAAEMFPKAETSIKAAYEAGVKIAVGTDAPAIPHGKNADELVTLVEWGMPPLAVLRAATTTAAELINVTDRGRLATGQLADIIAVPGNPLEDITVTRNVSFVMKGGKVYANQN